The following are encoded together in the Bacteroidales bacterium MB20-C3-3 genome:
- a CDS encoding TDP-N-acetylfucosamine:lipid II N-acetylfucosaminyltransferase, which yields MLPAEINSDGNYILHLLSDEKFTDHVIQIFEEIYPSRNIYYIELNSGFREFKYVKSCNSGIIIAEFGAPAIESQLPDLSGFCAVIFHNIINQYKIDFLANRKEKLKYHWMIWGADLYSFPGLSRNILPISMEYLKRNSTFIKNFTRFIYDNYPYVYNILYIITHFKKSPIHRTLSYCKKFASISTIISPEIDLVKKWINPKVVDVPFRYSTIEKLVAGDLNSFCVGDNFLLGNSATIENNHLDTFSLISKLDFDKELIFCPLSYGGPGFTNYARDITLAGKNIFGEKFIPLTEFLSNDEYVEIIEKCGNVIMNHLRQQALGNIITSMWKGARVYFNELSPVYSYYKSLGLTVYTLSDIHNFRNLPDYESLAKANRGILYNMYSEQIVKKEAFELVDFLLK from the coding sequence ATGCTTCCGGCAGAAATAAATAGTGATGGGAACTATATTCTTCATCTTTTATCTGATGAAAAGTTTACTGATCATGTAATTCAGATTTTTGAAGAGATTTATCCATCCAGGAACATATATTATATTGAACTTAACTCAGGATTTAGGGAGTTTAAATATGTTAAATCATGTAATTCAGGAATTATTATTGCCGAGTTTGGTGCACCTGCTATTGAATCTCAGCTGCCGGATTTGTCTGGATTCTGTGCTGTTATATTCCATAATATTATTAATCAGTATAAAATTGACTTTTTAGCTAACAGAAAAGAGAAGCTGAAATATCACTGGATGATTTGGGGTGCCGATTTATATTCATTTCCCGGCCTGTCTCGGAACATACTCCCAATATCAATGGAGTATTTAAAGAGAAACAGCACTTTTATAAAAAATTTTACGCGGTTTATATATGACAACTATCCATATGTTTATAATATTCTATATATAATTACTCATTTCAAAAAGTCCCCTATACATAGGACATTGAGTTATTGCAAAAAGTTTGCAAGTATCTCAACAATCATTTCGCCAGAGATTGATCTTGTAAAAAAGTGGATTAATCCTAAAGTAGTAGATGTTCCTTTCAGATACTCTACAATAGAAAAGCTTGTTGCAGGAGACCTTAATTCTTTTTGCGTCGGGGATAATTTTTTGTTAGGCAACTCTGCTACTATTGAGAATAACCATTTAGATACTTTTAGTTTAATTAGTAAATTAGATTTTGATAAAGAACTTATTTTTTGCCCCCTTTCATACGGAGGTCCGGGTTTTACAAATTATGCAAGAGATATTACTTTAGCGGGAAAGAATATTTTTGGAGAAAAATTTATCCCTTTAACAGAGTTTCTGTCAAACGATGAATATGTTGAAATAATAGAGAAATGTGGTAATGTCATAATGAATCATCTCAGACAACAGGCATTAGGAAATATAATAACTTCAATGTGGAAAGGTGCAAGAGTCTATTTCAACGAGCTTAGTCCGGTCTATTCCTATTATAAAAGTCTTGGATTAACTGTATACACATTGTCTGACATCCATAACTTCAGAAATCTTCCGGATTACGAATCTCTTGCAAAAGCTAACAGGGGTATTTTGTACAACATGTATTCAGAGCAAATTGTCAAGAAGGAGGCATTTGAGCTTGTAGATTTTCTATTAAAATGA
- a CDS encoding LruC domain-containing protein — MKKFIFILISFSVVLFASCVKFPEPTTEPTTSKIPSDFDWKTVKDIKLNVQVSPVSGIADSYIRVLKVYTSPLLKDGSMVASGAAKPGAPFSVTLSLPKHLKTIYIQEVFPTGSSSVKPVEISSQTLNVSMAVSVKSSNVISSNASFTSPTVPVPSNYDVEITNNSSVSFVGFSSSESSIYGNTYKSYIIKEGVNRTASISLSNWQGHAILYVKGTYDVNSANIGKASLVILPGGKVKLSNSLGNGTVNASAPPVIYIHEGGSLYVGKSTNISGGAVIVNKGTITANDDFGINNSSIIYNEGIIQIDKSGKGLEVTNNSQMFNSGNIDVKKFELTVGASTLNDTGGRITTLNYYQTNLSVMNNHHQIVATGTFETSSTAVTNNFCNITANITDLKGAGGSVNLHGGSLWETQTLKVGGNTITMHGGSMMIANNFSELYGMTLTSSSSEYSVFKVTGSMVTFLYKGSTVSGRIEFVYSNLVEGSGTNGRANYQPSFTDPLSLLTNTQSKNIVATTCNDGKGQIVAPPPVITDNDGDGVQQSQDIDDNDPSVAFASYFPSQTGWASYAFEDLYPWKGDYDMNDLVLAFRKIIYTNSSNMATRVGFKYSVKASGSTYSISAGFQLDLINSSNIASVTGQNITGSAPFSLSSNGTESGVSLAVIPLFNKVSDATNIESLNFLNTVPGSYNLTPENTIQINLSTPVQPSNLTSDNFNFFIIVNARGDIQRGKEVHLPGYPPTTKMDNVYLSGKQLHPVDKFKFSDGMMWGIMLPVVFEYPAELKAVNNAYLKFEAWAQSSGVEYPDWYVNIPGYRNIEDIYTY; from the coding sequence ATGAAAAAATTCATATTTATCCTTATAAGTTTCTCCGTAGTACTTTTCGCATCTTGCGTTAAGTTTCCCGAACCAACCACGGAACCCACTACCAGCAAAATTCCAAGTGACTTTGACTGGAAGACTGTCAAAGATATCAAGTTGAATGTACAAGTTTCACCAGTCTCCGGTATTGCCGATTCTTATATCAGAGTGCTTAAAGTCTATACATCTCCATTACTTAAAGATGGCTCAATGGTTGCGTCCGGTGCTGCCAAACCAGGGGCGCCGTTTAGTGTGACTTTAAGCTTGCCTAAACATCTGAAAACAATATATATTCAAGAAGTATTTCCAACAGGAAGCAGTTCTGTTAAGCCTGTAGAAATTAGCTCTCAAACGCTTAATGTCTCCATGGCAGTCTCTGTTAAAAGTTCAAATGTAATTTCGTCCAATGCATCATTTACATCTCCAACTGTTCCTGTACCATCAAACTATGATGTTGAGATTACAAACAATAGCTCTGTTTCTTTTGTTGGCTTTAGTTCCAGCGAATCTTCAATATACGGAAATACTTATAAATCATATATTATTAAAGAGGGGGTTAACAGAACCGCTTCCATAAGCCTCTCTAACTGGCAAGGACATGCCATTTTATATGTTAAAGGCACATATGATGTTAACAGTGCCAATATTGGGAAGGCATCTCTTGTGATTCTTCCGGGAGGAAAAGTTAAGTTATCAAATAGTCTAGGCAATGGGACAGTAAATGCATCTGCCCCGCCTGTGATTTATATTCATGAAGGAGGCTCCCTCTATGTAGGCAAATCAACAAATATCTCAGGAGGTGCTGTTATCGTAAATAAAGGGACTATTACTGCAAACGATGACTTTGGAATCAACAACTCCAGCATCATTTATAATGAGGGAATAATTCAGATTGATAAAAGCGGGAAAGGCCTTGAGGTTACAAACAACTCCCAGATGTTTAACAGTGGTAATATTGATGTGAAAAAGTTTGAGCTAACAGTTGGGGCATCTACCCTTAATGATACAGGCGGCAGAATAACAACTTTGAACTACTACCAGACAAACCTGAGCGTGATGAACAATCATCATCAAATTGTTGCAACAGGAACTTTTGAAACCTCCAGCACAGCTGTTACAAACAACTTTTGTAATATTACAGCCAACATCACTGATTTAAAAGGGGCCGGAGGCTCTGTTAATCTGCATGGTGGCTCTTTGTGGGAAACACAGACACTTAAAGTTGGAGGAAATACCATAACAATGCATGGAGGCAGTATGATGATTGCCAATAATTTCAGTGAATTATACGGAATGACTCTAACTTCTTCTTCTTCCGAATATTCTGTTTTTAAAGTCACTGGAAGCATGGTAACATTCCTTTACAAAGGATCTACTGTCAGCGGCAGAATAGAGTTTGTTTATTCTAACCTAGTAGAGGGTAGCGGGACAAATGGAAGAGCTAATTACCAGCCTTCGTTTACTGACCCGTTATCTCTTTTGACAAATACTCAATCTAAAAACATAGTTGCCACAACTTGTAATGACGGCAAGGGTCAGATAGTTGCCCCTCCACCAGTAATAACAGATAATGACGGTGATGGCGTTCAACAAAGTCAGGATATAGATGATAATGATCCTTCTGTTGCATTCGCCTCATACTTCCCAAGTCAAACAGGCTGGGCATCATATGCTTTTGAAGATTTGTATCCATGGAAAGGAGATTATGATATGAATGACCTTGTTCTGGCATTTAGAAAGATTATATATACAAACTCTTCTAATATGGCCACCAGAGTTGGATTTAAGTATTCTGTCAAAGCTTCCGGAAGTACTTACTCAATCTCTGCTGGATTTCAGCTTGACCTGATAAATTCTTCAAACATCGCATCTGTTACTGGTCAAAATATAACTGGATCTGCCCCTTTCTCTTTATCATCTAACGGAACAGAATCAGGAGTATCTTTAGCTGTAATTCCATTGTTTAACAAAGTAAGTGATGCAACAAACATTGAGTCATTAAATTTCTTGAATACTGTTCCGGGATCATATAATTTAACTCCTGAAAACACCATACAGATAAATCTATCAACTCCTGTCCAACCGAGCAATTTAACTTCAGATAATTTTAATTTCTTCATAATTGTTAATGCCAGAGGAGATATCCAGAGAGGTAAGGAGGTACATCTACCGGGTTATCCTCCAACTACAAAAATGGATAATGTTTACCTATCCGGGAAACAGCTTCACCCTGTTGATAAATTTAAATTTTCAGATGGAATGATGTGGGGTATTATGTTACCTGTAGTTTTTGAGTATCCTGCTGAACTTAAAGCTGTAAACAATGCTTATCTGAAATTTGAAGCTTGGGCACAATCTTCCGGGGTAGAATATCCTGATTGGTATGTTAATATCCCTGGCTACCGGAATATTGAAGATATATATACTTACTAG
- a CDS encoding aminodeoxychorismate/anthranilate synthase component II yields the protein MKRILLIDNYDSFTYNVLHLLNKVFNNSVDIVKNDYLEFETIGIYSHIVISPGPGIPSEAGSILKVIDLCKVSHSILGICLGHQAIAEYFGAKLINLTTPLHGHKSTLFVNAEDPILGPLTNNNSSNNKLHAGLYHSWAVDKTTIPNELEVGSISEDSVIMSIYHKSLNIYGMQFHPESIITERGNEIIASWGKFSGLIL from the coding sequence ATGAAGAGAATTCTACTCATTGACAATTACGATTCATTTACATACAATGTTCTTCATTTATTAAACAAAGTGTTTAATAATTCTGTTGATATTGTAAAGAATGATTATTTAGAATTTGAGACGATAGGTATTTATTCTCACATAGTAATATCTCCCGGACCCGGGATTCCATCTGAAGCTGGTTCAATTTTAAAAGTAATTGATCTTTGTAAAGTGAGCCATTCTATATTGGGAATATGCTTAGGACACCAAGCCATCGCAGAGTACTTTGGAGCAAAATTGATAAACCTTACAACTCCGCTGCATGGTCATAAAAGCACTCTGTTTGTAAATGCTGAGGATCCAATTTTAGGGCCGCTTACAAATAATAACAGCTCTAATAACAAACTACACGCCGGATTATATCACTCCTGGGCCGTAGATAAAACAACTATTCCTAACGAACTGGAAGTTGGAAGTATAAGTGAAGATAGTGTTATAATGAGTATTTATCATAAATCCTTAAACATATATGGCATGCAATTCCACCCCGAATCCATTATAACAGAGAGAGGTAATGAAATAATAGCCAGCTGGGGAAAATTTTCAGGGCTTATTTTATAA
- a CDS encoding aminodeoxychorismate synthase component I, with product MIDNIFYTSEEVARFMDDYSSRGMPYLFAFDYELNEGLFIESPHNQSEVLFKFSNGTNFRRDFIIENSQEHLKILHTDTLDTYRNKFNIIIQGLSRGDSYLANLTCKSSISTDLDPITILSSTYSPFALYVPDRFLSFSPERFVKVENGIISSFPMKGTIDANIPYAESSILNNYKESSEHATITDLIRNDIGMVSDNVWVEKYRYIDKISTDRGEILQVSSDIRGRLKQEFSNSLGSLILSLLPAGSISGAPKRSTVDLIAKAEFIPRGFYTGIAGFFDGNSLDSAVLIRYIEFDKEGGIFYRSGGGITINSNVDEEYMEMINKIYLPLRRC from the coding sequence GTGATAGATAATATCTTTTATACTTCGGAGGAGGTTGCAAGGTTTATGGACGATTACTCGTCCAGGGGTATGCCATACCTGTTTGCATTTGATTATGAATTGAATGAGGGTCTTTTTATAGAATCTCCTCATAATCAGTCTGAGGTTTTATTTAAATTCTCAAATGGTACAAACTTCAGGAGAGATTTCATAATAGAAAATAGTCAAGAGCATCTAAAAATATTGCATACAGACACTCTTGATACTTATCGGAATAAGTTCAATATAATTATTCAAGGACTTAGCAGAGGTGACTCATATCTTGCAAACCTGACTTGTAAAAGCAGTATATCTACAGATCTTGACCCGATTACGATTTTATCTTCTACTTACTCACCATTTGCATTATATGTCCCTGACCGATTTCTCTCTTTTTCACCTGAGAGATTTGTTAAGGTAGAAAATGGGATTATATCCTCTTTCCCAATGAAGGGGACGATTGATGCAAATATTCCTTATGCAGAGAGCAGTATTCTTAATAACTACAAAGAGAGCTCAGAGCACGCTACAATAACCGATCTCATCAGAAACGACATTGGTATGGTTTCAGATAATGTTTGGGTGGAAAAATACAGATACATTGACAAAATTTCAACTGACAGAGGGGAGATTTTACAGGTTAGTTCTGATATAAGAGGAAGACTTAAACAAGAATTTTCAAATTCACTCGGAAGCCTGATTCTCTCGCTGCTTCCCGCAGGCTCTATTTCAGGGGCACCAAAAAGATCTACAGTGGATTTGATAGCTAAGGCCGAATTTATCCCAAGAGGGTTTTATACCGGCATTGCAGGCTTTTTTGACGGTAATTCTCTAGACTCTGCTGTCCTGATAAGATATATTGAGTTTGATAAAGAGGGGGGCATATTTTACAGGAGTGGTGGAGGGATTACTATCAATAGCAATGTAGATGAGGAGTACATGGAGATGATTAATAAAATTTACCTGCCATTAAGGAGATGCTAA
- a CDS encoding aminotransferase class IV: MLKFIESIKVLNGDTPDINEHLQRVIRTIQYFYSKSNEKFDFISCVYTVLERERDKISDGLFKLRVVYSDRFISGTLIPYTPKTIKRLKLVESDDIEYPFKYENRTAIDSLLSYKDKCDDILIVKNGVITDTSYSNIVFERMGNLYTPDSYLLAGTKRAKLIREGLIREEKIRPCDIDKYDKAYLINSMLDLYPVEALEF; this comes from the coding sequence ATGCTAAAATTCATTGAGTCTATAAAAGTGTTAAATGGAGATACTCCTGATATTAATGAACATCTGCAGAGAGTCATCCGAACAATACAATATTTTTATTCAAAATCAAACGAGAAATTTGATTTCATTTCATGTGTATATACTGTTTTGGAAAGAGAGAGGGATAAGATATCAGACGGCTTATTCAAATTAAGAGTAGTTTATTCTGACAGGTTTATATCAGGTACACTTATCCCATACACACCCAAGACAATAAAAAGGCTAAAATTAGTAGAGAGTGATGATATAGAATATCCATTTAAATATGAAAACAGAACAGCTATTGATTCTCTTCTCTCTTATAAAGATAAATGTGATGATATCCTGATAGTAAAAAACGGAGTGATAACAGATACCTCTTATTCAAATATAGTTTTTGAAAGAATGGGGAATCTGTATACTCCGGATTCTTACCTGCTTGCCGGGACAAAAAGGGCTAAGCTTATCAGAGAGGGTTTGATCAGAGAAGAAAAAATCAGGCCTTGTGATATTGATAAATATGACAAGGCCTACCTTATTAATTCTATGCTGGACCTCTATCCTGTAGAGGCTTTAGAATTTTAA
- a CDS encoding CDGSH iron-sulfur domain-containing protein, translating to MNPKIAKKGPFKVQLEEGTSYHWCACGESKNQPFCDGSHKGSGITPVNFKAEKSEEHYLCGCKHSANKPFCDGSHNKLKD from the coding sequence ATGAATCCAAAAATTGCAAAAAAGGGCCCTTTTAAAGTTCAGCTTGAAGAGGGTACAAGCTATCACTGGTGCGCATGCGGAGAGAGCAAGAATCAGCCATTCTGCGATGGTTCACATAAAGGCAGTGGTATTACGCCTGTTAATTTCAAAGCAGAGAAAAGCGAAGAGCATTATCTTTGCGGATGCAAGCACTCTGCAAACAAACCATTTTGCGACGGATCGCATAACAAGCTTAAGGATTAG
- a CDS encoding cupin domain-containing protein yields MKKFTLTLAIGMTVVMVSCNNPAKENAEEIVAQNEAVVEFRDYGPEPFVFDIEAYTLKNETFRQSLWTGKNLQLTLMRIMPGEDIGLEQHNELDQFLRIESGKGIVYMGDDKENLSFQADVEDDFSVMIPAGKWHNLVNTGDVPLLLYSIYAPAEHPFGTVHNTKAEAVEAEKDHVH; encoded by the coding sequence ATGAAGAAATTTACACTTACTCTTGCAATTGGGATGACCGTTGTAATGGTCTCCTGCAATAATCCTGCAAAAGAGAACGCAGAGGAAATAGTAGCCCAAAACGAGGCAGTGGTGGAGTTTCGTGATTATGGCCCTGAACCGTTTGTTTTTGATATTGAGGCATACACTTTAAAGAACGAGACTTTCCGACAGTCTCTGTGGACCGGAAAAAACCTTCAGCTTACACTAATGAGAATTATGCCCGGAGAGGATATCGGGCTGGAACAGCACAATGAACTTGATCAGTTTCTGAGAATTGAATCTGGTAAAGGGATTGTCTATATGGGCGACGACAAAGAGAATCTGTCATTTCAGGCAGATGTGGAAGATGATTTCTCTGTAATGATTCCTGCCGGAAAATGGCATAATCTTGTAAATACAGGGGATGTCCCATTGCTGCTATACTCAATCTACGCTCCGGCAGAACACCCTTTTGGAACCGTGCATAATACAAAAGCAGAGGCTGTTGAGGCTGAGAAAGATCATGTACATTAG
- a CDS encoding threonine synthase, which produces MDCSFICPSCGAKYSVTREIWRCKCGNYLDLDYHPVLIRENLNMADRSFWRYKDVLPLNDYNNAISFGEGTTPLVDMVFNDVKFLGKMDFMLPSGSFKDRGASLMISKCKEMGIDEIVEDSSGNSACSVSAYCARGGIKANIYMPAGNSSAKSIQAGSYGSRIHLVEGNRIDCANAALEAAKSSYYAAHAWNPYFIHGTKTIIYEIVEQLGWKAPDSIFIPVGSGSQLIGVYLGLLEMKEAGIIDKMTRLMAVQSNKCSPLKDFVEGKETPVTSGNPSIAEGIAIHRPVRLKQIVDAVISSGGEFITVDDSEIIEAMKASAKQGVYIEPTSASAVAAVKKGAEMGVNGETAVVSLTGTGLKSSYRF; this is translated from the coding sequence ATGGATTGTTCTTTTATTTGCCCCTCATGCGGGGCAAAGTATTCCGTTACCAGAGAAATTTGGCGCTGTAAATGTGGAAACTATCTGGATCTTGATTACCATCCTGTTCTGATCAGAGAAAATCTTAACATGGCAGACAGGAGTTTCTGGCGTTATAAAGATGTACTTCCTCTGAATGACTATAATAATGCTATTTCGTTTGGAGAGGGAACTACTCCTTTGGTTGATATGGTATTCAATGATGTGAAGTTTCTTGGCAAAATGGATTTTATGCTGCCCTCCGGTTCATTCAAAGACAGAGGAGCATCACTTATGATCAGTAAATGCAAGGAGATGGGGATAGATGAGATCGTTGAAGACTCTTCAGGAAACTCGGCCTGCTCTGTATCTGCCTATTGTGCCAGAGGCGGTATTAAGGCAAATATCTATATGCCTGCAGGCAACTCATCGGCAAAATCCATTCAGGCAGGCTCATACGGCTCTCGAATACATCTCGTTGAGGGAAACAGGATTGATTGTGCCAATGCTGCTTTAGAAGCGGCTAAAAGTTCATATTATGCAGCACATGCATGGAATCCCTATTTTATACACGGCACCAAGACTATTATTTATGAGATTGTTGAGCAACTTGGATGGAAAGCTCCGGATTCAATTTTTATACCGGTTGGTAGCGGTTCTCAATTAATTGGTGTATATTTAGGATTATTGGAGATGAAAGAGGCGGGGATAATTGACAAAATGACAAGATTGATGGCTGTACAGAGCAATAAATGCTCTCCGCTTAAGGATTTTGTAGAGGGAAAAGAGACACCTGTTACCTCCGGAAATCCATCTATTGCTGAAGGTATAGCCATTCACAGACCTGTCAGACTTAAACAGATTGTTGATGCTGTCATATCAAGCGGAGGTGAGTTTATAACCGTGGATGACTCAGAAATAATAGAAGCTATGAAGGCTTCTGCAAAACAGGGAGTCTACATTGAGCCGACATCTGCCAGTGCAGTAGCTGCCGTAAAAAAGGGAGCGGAGATGGGTGTAAATGGAGAGACTGCAGTAGTATCACTTACAGGAACGGGTCTTAAAAGTTCTTACAGATTTTGA
- a CDS encoding dicarboxylate/amino acid:cation symporter, with protein MKKTFKLALPWQILIGITLGAIFGIFAHEYVEYVKWLGDLFLRGLKMVVIPLVFSALIMGVSSIGESKDLGRIAGKTFLYYIVTTAIASTLGLFLVNIFKPGYGVDLKLSETVTQVAGTNISFADQLLGIVPENIIRAMADGNMLPVIFFAIMFGYFITVAQDKTRVQLTDLFNGIYEVMIKLTFLVIRFAPFGLFGVVAGVVGAQAGDSEALATLFGSLGIYAAIIGGGCIIHGIGLLPALFALLTRKNPYKFMQQVSPGLLTSFATASSAASLPINLEDIHTKTGVSRKIANFCLPLGNTVNMNGTALFESVTAIFIAQAYGIEMTIAQQIIIVLTSLLAAIGTAGIPLAGLVMLAVVLNAVGLPLEGIGLVLVVQQPLDMIRSAVNVWGDCTGAAVVAISEGEKLNL; from the coding sequence ATGAAAAAAACATTCAAACTGGCTCTGCCCTGGCAAATTCTAATTGGAATAACGCTGGGAGCAATTTTTGGAATCTTTGCCCATGAATATGTTGAATATGTAAAATGGCTAGGAGATCTTTTTCTGAGAGGCCTTAAAATGGTCGTTATACCTCTTGTATTCAGCGCTTTAATAATGGGCGTTTCTAGCATTGGTGAGAGCAAAGACCTGGGGAGAATTGCTGGAAAAACTTTTCTTTATTATATCGTAACAACTGCAATTGCATCAACACTTGGACTATTTCTGGTCAATATATTCAAACCTGGTTACGGAGTTGATCTAAAACTGTCTGAGACAGTAACTCAGGTAGCAGGGACAAATATCTCTTTTGCCGATCAGTTACTGGGCATTGTACCTGAGAATATTATCCGGGCTATGGCTGATGGGAATATGCTGCCGGTAATATTCTTTGCAATTATGTTTGGTTATTTTATAACTGTTGCACAAGATAAAACAAGAGTCCAGCTTACAGACCTCTTTAACGGAATATATGAGGTTATGATAAAACTTACCTTTCTTGTAATAAGATTTGCTCCGTTTGGACTCTTTGGTGTAGTGGCAGGTGTAGTAGGTGCACAAGCCGGGGATTCAGAGGCTCTCGCAACTCTTTTTGGTAGTCTGGGAATCTATGCTGCTATTATTGGTGGCGGATGTATAATTCATGGCATAGGTCTTCTGCCTGCACTTTTTGCTTTACTTACAAGAAAGAACCCATATAAATTTATGCAGCAGGTGAGCCCGGGCCTCTTAACTTCATTTGCAACAGCTTCATCTGCAGCATCTCTTCCAATAAATCTTGAAGATATCCATACCAAGACAGGTGTATCAAGAAAAATTGCGAATTTCTGCCTTCCGCTCGGAAATACAGTAAATATGAACGGGACTGCACTTTTTGAAAGTGTTACTGCAATATTTATTGCACAGGCATACGGAATTGAGATGACAATTGCCCAGCAGATAATTATTGTTCTTACCAGCCTCCTTGCTGCTATAGGTACAGCAGGTATTCCTCTTGCCGGTCTGGTTATGCTTGCTGTAGTTCTAAATGCTGTAGGATTACCTCTTGAGGGAATTGGACTGGTATTGGTTGTGCAACAACCGCTTGATATGATACGCTCTGCTGTTAATGTTTGGGGAGATTGTACAGGAGCTGCGGTTGTGGCTATCAGCGAAGGAGAAAAACTGAATCTTTAA
- a CDS encoding alpha/beta hydrolase-fold protein, producing MRHFFLGILSLVIFNIVSAQTVKTDTLFSSILGRGVPVSIIEPRDFNPDKPHVVFYMLHYWDGDNTAYIDISLLSSIDDKPVIVIAPSLGNNWYINSALKGGEKQRDFIEQELFSYVDMKYNTIKGKQAIGGSSMGGYGAMLIGLRNPERFGFIADLSGAVNAPFRSVASDKYLEPVMASVNAVFGDDPDNDVMKLISESCTDKMPYIFMAIGTHDEFVSFREAHKELVKTLSDKKARFEFHEIYGGHFTGEVRWAVMPYIMNYLRDLILQPK from the coding sequence ATGAGACATTTTTTTCTTGGGATACTATCTCTCGTCATTTTCAATATAGTATCCGCTCAAACCGTAAAAACAGATACATTGTTTTCATCAATTCTGGGAAGGGGTGTACCTGTTTCAATAATAGAACCAAGAGATTTCAATCCTGATAAACCTCATGTAGTATTTTATATGCTACACTACTGGGATGGTGATAACACTGCATATATTGATATAAGCCTGCTATCCTCAATTGACGACAAACCTGTTATTGTTATAGCTCCCTCTCTTGGGAATAACTGGTATATAAATAGTGCTTTAAAGGGAGGAGAGAAGCAAAGAGACTTCATTGAGCAAGAGCTATTCAGCTATGTTGACATGAAATACAATACAATAAAGGGTAAACAGGCAATTGGTGGGTCTTCCATGGGTGGATATGGAGCAATGCTGATAGGCCTTAGAAATCCTGAGCGCTTTGGTTTTATTGCGGACTTAAGCGGGGCGGTAAATGCACCCTTCAGGAGTGTTGCTTCAGACAAGTATCTGGAACCTGTGATGGCTTCTGTGAATGCTGTTTTCGGGGATGATCCGGATAATGATGTAATGAAGCTTATATCAGAGTCCTGTACTGACAAAATGCCCTATATCTTTATGGCCATCGGCACCCATGATGAGTTTGTATCATTCAGAGAGGCTCATAAAGAGCTTGTAAAAACACTATCAGATAAAAAGGCCAGGTTTGAATTTCACGAAATTTACGGCGGACATTTCACCGGAGAGGTTAGATGGGCTGTAATGCCATATATTATGAACTATTTACGAGACTTAATTTTGCAACCTAAATGA